One genomic region from Chionomys nivalis chromosome 17, mChiNiv1.1, whole genome shotgun sequence encodes:
- the Smim45 gene encoding protein SMIM45, producing MPHFLDWFVPVYLVISILILVGFGACIYYFEPGLQEAHKWRMKRPLVDRDLRKTLMVRDNLAFGGPEA from the coding sequence ATGCCGCACTTCCTGGACTGGTTCGTGCCTGTCTACCTGGTCATCTCCATCCTCATCCTGGTGGGCTTTGGAGCTTGCATCTACTACTTCGAGCCTGGCCTGCAGGAGGCGCACAAGTGGCGCATGAAGCGCCCCCTGGTGGACCGTGATCTCCGTAAGACGCTGATGGTGCGGGACAACCTGGCTTTCGGAGGTCCAGAAGCCTGA